One genomic region from Sphingobacterium sp. UGAL515B_05 encodes:
- a CDS encoding ABC transporter permease yields the protein MKNPRVSSKDTNKRPSFPMQVLVRKEIAAHIRSWRFIILILLIVLTFGASLYVSSMGLKDAVSNMRDPDQSFLYLKLLTTTDNSIPPFHVFLNFLAPLLGIALGFDAVNAEYNNGTLTRLLAQPIYRDNLLFAKFLAPLAVVGTLFVALVMLMIGGGLLGTGVRIEPQELLRIFGFTLISVLYVAFWLSLSILLSIRFRQPATSALTAIGIWLFFTVFFPILVNLAIRPFLPNPNYISEQEYIGYNELILNLLRLSPSQLYTDATTTLLMPSVRSLGPISMEQMVGAIPAPLSFRESFLMVWPQVSSLCAAMMICFAWSYYIFMRREIRS from the coding sequence ATGAAAAATCCAAGGGTTTCTTCAAAAGATACCAATAAACGGCCATCCTTTCCGATGCAGGTGCTGGTCCGCAAAGAAATTGCGGCACATATCCGCAGCTGGCGTTTTATTATACTGATCCTGCTCATCGTACTGACTTTCGGCGCATCCCTCTACGTTTCATCCATGGGGCTCAAAGACGCTGTCAGCAATATGCGCGATCCTGATCAGTCATTTCTCTATCTCAAGCTACTGACCACAACGGATAATTCCATTCCGCCATTTCATGTTTTTTTAAACTTTCTAGCGCCACTTTTGGGCATAGCCTTGGGTTTTGACGCCGTCAATGCAGAATACAACAACGGTACACTCACTCGTTTGCTGGCGCAGCCAATTTACCGAGACAACCTGCTGTTCGCCAAATTTCTGGCGCCACTGGCCGTGGTAGGCACATTATTTGTTGCGCTGGTCATGCTGATGATCGGTGGCGGTCTCCTCGGTACAGGTGTCCGGATAGAACCCCAGGAGTTGCTGCGTATCTTCGGTTTTACCTTGATCAGTGTGCTCTATGTCGCCTTCTGGCTGAGCCTTTCCATCCTGTTGTCGATCCGCTTTCGCCAGCCGGCCACCTCAGCACTTACCGCGATCGGCATCTGGTTGTTTTTTACGGTATTCTTTCCTATTCTGGTCAATCTGGCAATACGCCCTTTTTTACCTAACCCCAATTATATTTCGGAGCAGGAGTACATCGGCTATAATGAACTCATCTTAAATCTGCTCCGCTTATCACCGAGTCAGCTCTATACCGATGCCACCACTACCCTATTGATGCCCTCGGTACGCAGCTTAGGTCCCATTTCCATGGAACAGATGGTCGGTGCCATCCCCGCACCACTTTCCTTTCGGGAAAGTTTTCTGATGGTGTGGCCACAGGTCAGTAGCCTCTGTGCAGCCATGATGATCTGTTTTGCCTGGTCCTATTACATTTTTATGCGAAGGGAAATCAGAAGTTAA
- a CDS encoding NEW3 domain-containing protein, translating into MLTELLITNTDRRFSFRPFLIALIVLANSFYLSGQALKPLKSGFEARLVNIEAPSNEPFRYTTTLTNGSAQLVNYSLNAQLPDGWQISYRVEGSQVTSLQMQPNKAQEINIEISCPITAKPDKYKIPLRAISSTDTLKLELEAVVKGSFALELTTPSGRLSDEVVAGSSKEILLKVKNTGTLPLNALELTSQLPSRWEASFDPSNIKQLEAGKSIDVKVNLKVPDKTIAGDYASKFEIKSSNSSADISFRMIVKTSLLSGWIGMLVIVLAIGLVYFLIRKYGRR; encoded by the coding sequence ATGTTAACAGAATTACTAATTACAAACACAGACCGACGTTTTTCTTTCAGGCCATTTCTTATCGCACTTATTGTGCTGGCCAACAGTTTCTATCTATCGGGGCAAGCCTTGAAGCCCCTCAAATCTGGTTTCGAAGCGAGGCTTGTCAATATTGAGGCCCCCAGCAACGAACCCTTTCGTTATACGACCACCTTGACCAACGGATCCGCTCAATTGGTTAACTACAGCCTGAATGCCCAGCTTCCCGATGGATGGCAGATTAGCTACCGCGTAGAAGGCTCGCAAGTGACTTCCCTTCAGATGCAGCCCAATAAAGCCCAGGAAATCAACATTGAAATCAGCTGTCCGATCACGGCCAAGCCCGATAAATATAAAATTCCGCTACGGGCCATATCCTCAACCGATACCTTAAAGCTTGAGCTCGAAGCAGTCGTCAAAGGCTCCTTTGCCCTTGAGTTGACCACCCCCAGTGGGCGGCTGAGCGACGAAGTGGTAGCCGGTAGCAGCAAGGAGATTCTACTTAAAGTCAAAAACACGGGCACCCTGCCACTCAATGCCCTGGAACTGACGTCCCAATTACCAAGCCGCTGGGAGGCAAGCTTCGATCCGTCGAACATCAAACAGCTCGAAGCAGGGAAATCTATTGACGTCAAAGTCAACCTAAAAGTTCCCGACAAAACTATTGCCGGTGACTATGCTTCCAAATTTGAGATCAAATCATCCAATAGTAGCGCCGACATTTCATTCCGTATGATTGTGAAAACTTCTTTGCTTTCTGGCTGGATCGGTATGCTTGTCATTGTATTGGCCATTGGTTTGGTGTATTTTCTCATCCGCAAATACGGCCGCAGATAA
- a CDS encoding ATP-binding protein — MDIKKKFGSASFGEDLILQALSCSPEPTSIYTGTEMTIQFANEGMLSLWGKDASVIGKALISAIPELEDQPFLAILQEVWRTGKSYSVTEAPARLIKNGVPVTDYFDYEYRALLDENNKTWCILNTARNVTLRRQHQQQIREKEKKEQGLMEEMAATLEELTATNDELNSSLQLLAESREQVRTIIEQAPVGIAMLKGPELIIDIANPTILKIWGHQLADVQGLPHEIARPELQGQPMNQWLREAFEKGERKTNNELSILLRHNDGLREAIVNSIYQPIFSTDNKVTGILIILEDITDQVLERRKSEKDQHMLSMAIDAGELATFYYEPKNNLFSGNALLKSWFGLADKDQLDLSAAISSIVEEDRERVMAAITDALSEESDGNYFIEYRIVHAQDPNVRLVQARGKVFYDAKGKAVSLNGTLRDITEQKAEEQRKNDFISIVSHELKTPLTSINAYLQLMQRQAFLTANTSYQDITMKSLRQVQNMKNLINGFLNISRFDSGRMMIEREVFDLKELFTELEDEFKLRINSHQIVADLTQSLSIAADPNKISQVIQNLVENAAKYSPIGTQITFGYLPTANQDVEIFVSDEGMGIAEEDRDQIFERFYRAGKDRVGTISGFGIGLYLCREIVELHNGHIAVESNSAGGTTFKVRLPAQ; from the coding sequence ATGGACATCAAGAAAAAATTTGGTAGTGCCTCATTTGGCGAAGACCTTATCTTACAGGCACTGAGTTGTTCTCCCGAGCCTACATCAATCTATACTGGAACAGAGATGACCATCCAGTTTGCCAATGAGGGCATGCTTTCCCTTTGGGGCAAAGACGCATCCGTTATTGGCAAAGCGCTGATCAGTGCTATTCCGGAACTGGAAGATCAGCCGTTCTTAGCTATTCTGCAAGAGGTTTGGCGTACGGGCAAATCCTATTCCGTGACCGAGGCACCAGCCAGACTCATTAAAAACGGTGTTCCGGTAACTGATTATTTCGATTATGAATACAGAGCCCTATTAGACGAAAACAATAAAACCTGGTGTATTTTAAACACTGCCCGCAACGTTACTTTAAGAAGGCAGCATCAGCAACAGATTCGGGAAAAAGAAAAAAAGGAACAAGGGCTGATGGAGGAAATGGCGGCAACGCTCGAAGAATTGACCGCTACAAATGATGAGCTCAACAGTTCCTTACAACTTCTGGCAGAAAGCCGTGAACAAGTGCGGACAATTATTGAGCAGGCACCTGTTGGCATAGCGATGCTGAAGGGTCCGGAACTTATTATTGATATAGCCAATCCGACAATATTAAAAATCTGGGGCCATCAGTTAGCCGATGTGCAGGGCCTGCCCCACGAAATCGCAAGGCCCGAACTGCAAGGCCAGCCCATGAACCAGTGGCTACGGGAAGCGTTCGAAAAAGGCGAACGTAAAACAAACAATGAACTTTCCATATTGCTGCGTCACAATGACGGGCTGCGGGAGGCTATTGTAAACTCGATCTATCAACCTATTTTTTCAACTGACAACAAAGTCACGGGAATTCTGATTATCCTGGAAGATATTACCGACCAAGTCCTTGAACGGCGGAAAAGTGAAAAAGATCAACACATGCTGTCCATGGCTATTGATGCCGGAGAGCTTGCGACGTTCTATTATGAGCCCAAAAATAATCTGTTCTCCGGAAATGCGCTGTTAAAATCATGGTTTGGTTTAGCCGATAAGGATCAATTGGATTTATCCGCCGCTATCTCTTCCATCGTAGAAGAGGATCGGGAACGTGTAATGGCTGCCATAACTGATGCACTTAGCGAAGAGTCGGACGGCAATTACTTTATTGAATACCGTATCGTCCACGCACAGGACCCGAACGTTAGACTTGTGCAGGCACGTGGCAAAGTATTTTACGATGCCAAGGGAAAAGCAGTAAGTCTGAACGGTACTTTACGGGATATTACCGAACAAAAAGCTGAGGAACAGCGGAAAAATGATTTCATAAGCATCGTTAGCCACGAACTGAAGACACCCTTAACCTCTATAAACGCCTATCTTCAATTGATGCAGCGTCAGGCATTCCTTACAGCAAACACGAGTTATCAAGACATTACGATGAAATCTCTTCGGCAGGTGCAAAATATGAAGAACTTAATCAATGGATTCTTAAACATCTCGCGATTCGACTCCGGCAGAATGATGATAGAAAGAGAAGTGTTTGATCTGAAGGAATTATTTACTGAACTTGAAGATGAATTTAAATTGAGGATCAATTCCCATCAGATTGTTGCTGACCTGACGCAAAGTCTATCCATTGCTGCTGACCCGAATAAGATTTCGCAGGTAATCCAAAATCTTGTGGAAAATGCGGCCAAATATTCGCCGATAGGAACCCAGATTACATTTGGCTATTTGCCAACGGCAAATCAGGATGTAGAGATTTTTGTCAGTGACGAGGGTATGGGGATTGCCGAAGAAGACCGGGATCAGATATTCGAGCGATTTTACAGGGCAGGAAAAGATAGAGTCGGAACAATCTCTGGATTCGGCATAGGCCTTTATCTCTGCCGTGAAATTGTAGAACTGCATAATGGACATATCGCTGTGGAGAGCAACTCGGCCGGAGGAACCACATTTAAGGTGCGGCTTCCCGCCCAGTAA
- a CDS encoding AraC family transcriptional regulator, whose translation MMENSDIVYSCYHQVSRKGENFVAQHTISYQLSGSFMLSDNKDQHTAHPGDFHLIRKNQLVKFAKIPPPNGACESLNIYLSDETLKNFAHEYELKAEHSTVTEALVKIDVNAVLENFIVSLKALLQSNLNNKSLTDLKIKELLLILLQTKPALKNILFDFSEPHKIDLEAFMNQNYRYNVNLERFARLTGRSLATFKRDFEKVFQTSPHQWILKKRLDEAHYLLKEEKRSASDIFVDLGFEDLSHFSHAFKKQFGYNPKSLSNTEKPTKYLKN comes from the coding sequence ATGATGGAAAATTCCGATATTGTCTATTCCTGTTACCACCAGGTGAGCAGAAAAGGGGAAAATTTTGTGGCTCAGCATACGATTTCATATCAGCTGTCGGGAAGTTTTATGTTGTCCGACAATAAAGACCAGCATACTGCGCATCCGGGCGATTTTCATCTCATCCGAAAAAACCAGCTGGTGAAATTTGCAAAGATTCCGCCACCAAACGGGGCCTGTGAAAGTCTGAATATCTACCTGAGTGACGAAACGCTAAAGAATTTTGCGCATGAGTATGAGCTGAAAGCAGAACATTCAACCGTAACAGAAGCGCTGGTTAAAATTGATGTCAATGCGGTTCTTGAAAATTTTATCGTGTCGCTGAAGGCCCTTCTCCAAAGCAATTTGAATAATAAATCACTCACCGACCTGAAAATCAAGGAACTTCTGCTGATCCTCCTGCAAACGAAACCAGCGCTCAAAAATATCCTGTTTGATTTTTCTGAACCGCATAAAATAGACCTTGAAGCCTTTATGAATCAGAACTACAGGTATAACGTCAATTTAGAGCGTTTTGCCCGTCTCACAGGCAGGAGCCTTGCCACCTTTAAGCGCGATTTTGAAAAGGTTTTCCAAACCTCGCCGCACCAATGGATTTTGAAAAAAAGACTGGATGAAGCACATTATCTCCTAAAGGAAGAAAAGCGGTCTGCTTCGGACATCTTTGTTGATCTGGGCTTCGAAGATCTGTCGCATTTTTCCCATGCGTTTAAAAAGCAGTTTGGCTACAATCCCAAAAGCCTATCTAATACCGAAAAGCCTACCAAATATTTAAAAAACTAA
- a CDS encoding SDR family oxidoreductase has product MKILLTGVTGYIGKRLLPVLLEQGHEIICCVRDKNRFDTSAISGHVQVVEVDFLDNESLKEIPLEIDIAYFLIHSMATQSGDFQQMEAQCATNFRNFMEKTCAQQIIYLSGIINSDHLSKHLDSRRNVENILASGRIPITTLRAGIIVGSGSASFEIIRDLVEKLPVMITPKWLQTKCQPIAIRNVIEFMIGVIANPHTFNRSYDIGGPDILSYKEMLLQYAAERKLRRQIFVIPLMTPRLSSYWLYFVTSTSYNLAKNLVDSMKVEVICKPNNLADELSITLINYRQSIQLAFQKIESDNVVSSWKDAQTSHILSGGLSRLLEVPSYGCFKDVRSVPLHNSEASLTKIWSIGGNSGWYYGNWLWKIRGFMDQLVGGVGMRRGRKNKSDLAAGDALDFWRVLIADKKTKRLLLYAEMKLPGEAWLEFKIENNILLQTATFRPLGLAGRLYWYAVWPFHGFIFRGMINRIANT; this is encoded by the coding sequence ATGAAAATTCTATTGACCGGAGTGACGGGGTATATTGGAAAACGTCTTTTGCCTGTGTTGTTAGAACAGGGACATGAAATTATTTGTTGTGTAAGAGATAAGAATCGTTTTGATACCTCGGCAATCTCGGGGCATGTTCAAGTTGTTGAAGTCGATTTCCTGGATAACGAAAGTCTGAAAGAAATACCACTTGAAATTGATATTGCTTATTTCCTGATCCATTCCATGGCGACGCAGTCTGGTGATTTCCAGCAAATGGAAGCGCAATGCGCGACCAACTTCCGCAACTTTATGGAAAAAACCTGCGCACAACAGATCATTTATCTGAGCGGAATAATTAATTCAGATCACTTATCGAAGCATCTCGACTCGAGAAGAAACGTTGAAAACATCCTGGCCAGCGGGCGGATTCCGATCACCACCTTGCGCGCCGGTATCATCGTTGGCTCGGGAAGCGCATCTTTCGAGATCATTCGGGATCTTGTGGAAAAACTTCCGGTTATGATTACGCCCAAATGGTTGCAGACGAAATGTCAGCCTATCGCCATACGCAACGTGATCGAATTTATGATCGGTGTTATCGCCAACCCGCATACCTTTAACAGAAGCTATGATATCGGCGGTCCGGACATCCTTAGCTATAAAGAGATGCTGCTGCAATATGCTGCCGAACGAAAACTGAGGCGACAGATCTTTGTTATCCCGCTCATGACGCCGCGGCTTTCCTCCTACTGGCTCTATTTTGTTACCTCGACGTCCTATAACCTGGCCAAAAACCTGGTCGATAGCATGAAAGTAGAAGTGATCTGTAAACCCAATAATTTAGCGGACGAACTCAGCATTACGTTGATCAATTACAGGCAATCCATCCAATTAGCATTTCAAAAAATTGAAAGCGACAATGTGGTTTCCAGCTGGAAAGATGCACAGACCAGTCACATTTTATCGGGCGGGCTCAGCAGGCTGCTGGAAGTGCCCAGTTATGGTTGCTTTAAAGATGTCCGCTCGGTTCCCCTCCACAACAGTGAAGCATCATTGACGAAAATCTGGTCCATTGGAGGAAATTCTGGCTGGTATTATGGCAACTGGCTCTGGAAAATCCGTGGATTCATGGATCAATTGGTCGGCGGAGTGGGTATGCGAAGGGGACGAAAAAATAAGAGCGATCTGGCTGCAGGTGATGCACTTGATTTTTGGCGCGTACTGATCGCCGATAAAAAGACAAAACGATTGCTGCTCTATGCCGAAATGAAACTCCCGGGAGAGGCATGGCTAGAATTTAAAATCGAAAATAATATCCTGCTGCAGACCGCGACCTTCAGGCCCCTGGGCCTTGCCGGAAGACTCTACTGGTATGCCGTATGGCCTTTTCATGGCTTCATATTCAGGGGCATGATTAATAGAATTGCTAACACGTAG
- a CDS encoding flavin reductase family protein, with the protein MIYNEQAIAAFERRYRANFINSLGGFKSLVLIGTKNRDGSENLATFSSLFHLGADPALCGIILRPATDFSSTLDNILEQKWYTINHVSPGFVHEAHQCSAKYPKGVSEFEQVGLSPEYLENIPAPFVQESKIKFACSFVQKTAIELNGTTLIIGQITTAFVPDNCLKEDGYIDIEEAGTVTSSGLDSYHTTSRIERLPYAKP; encoded by the coding sequence ATGATTTATAATGAACAGGCCATTGCGGCATTTGAAAGAAGATACAGAGCAAATTTTATAAACTCGCTGGGCGGCTTTAAAAGCCTGGTATTGATCGGTACAAAAAACAGAGACGGAAGTGAAAACCTTGCCACGTTCAGTAGTTTGTTCCACCTGGGGGCAGATCCGGCACTCTGTGGCATTATACTTCGGCCGGCGACAGATTTTAGCAGCACCCTGGATAATATCCTGGAGCAGAAATGGTATACGATTAATCATGTCTCACCCGGATTTGTACATGAGGCACACCAATGTAGTGCAAAATATCCTAAAGGTGTTAGCGAATTTGAACAGGTTGGACTAAGCCCTGAATACCTGGAAAATATTCCGGCCCCTTTTGTCCAAGAAAGCAAAATAAAATTCGCCTGCAGCTTTGTTCAGAAAACAGCCATTGAGCTGAACGGTACAACATTGATCATCGGCCAAATAACAACAGCTTTCGTGCCCGATAACTGTTTAAAAGAGGATGGTTATATCGATATCGAAGAAGCCGGGACAGTTACTTCTAGCGGTCTTGACAGCTATCACACCACAAGCCGGATTGAACGATTACCTTATGCGAAGCCTTAA
- a CDS encoding aldehyde dehydrogenase family protein: protein MKTVNRIYVNGEFVSPHGTEIYELINPSTNQKIGQVTLADVTDTKNAIAAAKAAFRTFSKSTVSERIGYLTKLKTAIEKRKQDFIDTMIEEYGGTHQFVSMSNAHTGAWFDSMIEVLSSFEFERTINAASVRFQPVGVVAIITPWNASNSSVASKVATAIAAGCTVVVKPSEMSALQTNVLMEAFHEAGLPKGVINVVTGLGNVVGTELTENPGIAKISFTGSTAVGKSIAKRAVDTMKRITLELGGKSPNIILDDADFDKAIPMAVYGAYMNSGQACIAPTRLLVPQHKLDRVNALAKATAESMVVGLPQNADTNIGPMVSVKQFDRVQQYIKTGIEEGATLLTGGLGKPEGLEEGNFVKATIFTNVSNAMTIAREEIFGPVLCIIPYQTEAEAIEIANDTPYGLAAYISSADSERAKRVAAEIDAGRICINGFSHDPMVPFGGFKQSGIGREYGVYGLQPYLEIKAVLS, encoded by the coding sequence ATGAAAACAGTTAATAGGATTTATGTCAACGGGGAATTTGTAAGCCCACACGGAACGGAAATTTATGAGCTCATCAATCCGTCTACGAATCAAAAGATCGGTCAAGTCACTTTAGCCGATGTAACCGACACAAAAAATGCCATTGCAGCGGCTAAAGCTGCCTTCCGGACATTTTCAAAATCCACCGTTTCGGAACGTATCGGCTATTTGACAAAACTGAAAACCGCGATTGAGAAGAGAAAGCAGGATTTTATCGATACGATGATCGAAGAATACGGCGGAACGCATCAATTTGTCAGCATGAGCAACGCGCATACCGGAGCCTGGTTTGACAGCATGATCGAAGTGCTCAGCAGTTTTGAATTTGAACGGACAATTAACGCCGCCTCGGTACGATTTCAGCCTGTCGGTGTTGTCGCTATCATTACGCCCTGGAACGCCAGCAACAGTTCGGTGGCCAGTAAAGTCGCTACCGCAATCGCAGCAGGATGTACCGTAGTGGTCAAACCCAGTGAAATGAGTGCTTTGCAGACGAATGTGCTGATGGAAGCTTTTCACGAAGCCGGTTTACCAAAAGGTGTAATCAATGTGGTAACGGGTCTCGGAAATGTAGTGGGCACCGAACTTACCGAGAATCCCGGAATTGCCAAAATTTCGTTTACAGGTTCTACAGCCGTAGGAAAATCCATCGCCAAACGAGCGGTAGATACCATGAAACGGATCACGCTCGAACTGGGTGGAAAATCGCCCAATATTATACTGGATGATGCAGACTTCGATAAAGCAATTCCGATGGCCGTATACGGCGCTTATATGAACAGCGGTCAGGCCTGTATAGCGCCGACAAGACTCCTGGTGCCACAGCATAAGCTCGATCGGGTAAATGCCTTAGCCAAGGCCACTGCGGAAAGTATGGTTGTCGGTCTGCCACAAAATGCCGATACCAACATCGGACCGATGGTAAGTGTGAAGCAGTTTGATCGCGTACAGCAGTATATTAAAACGGGTATCGAGGAAGGGGCAACCTTATTGACCGGCGGATTGGGAAAACCTGAAGGTCTGGAAGAGGGCAACTTTGTGAAAGCCACCATTTTTACAAATGTCAGCAATGCGATGACCATTGCGCGGGAAGAAATTTTTGGTCCCGTTCTGTGTATTATTCCCTATCAAACCGAAGCGGAAGCCATAGAAATTGCCAATGATACGCCTTATGGACTAGCGGCCTACATCTCATCGGCGGATAGCGAAAGGGCCAAACGTGTGGCTGCAGAAATCGATGCCGGGCGGATCTGTATCAATGGATTCAGTCACGACCCCATGGTTCCGTTTGGCGGATTCAAGCAGTCGGGTATTGGACGGGAATATGGTGTATATGGTTTGCAACCTTACCTTGAAATCAAAGCTGTGCTAAGCTAA
- a CDS encoding ABC transporter ATP-binding protein, whose translation MMKDPIIQLTGLTKSYGKVTAVDQLDLHIYPGEIFGLLGPNGAGKTTSILMMLGLTEPTSGTAYVCGHNATRNPIAVKRKVGYLPDNVGFYPDMTALENLSFIARLNGLTESYAQASAKDMLHVVGLEREMHKKTSAFSRGMKQRLGLAEVLIKAPEVAILDEPTLGIDPKGVDEFLELIKQLSREHNLTVLLSSHHLHQVQRVCDRVGIFVGGKLLVEGSLETLAHNLQQQKGISTVITLDHAQGDTKRFEEALKALPGLRDLKVDGCTIELKTDSDTTAMAVRLLVNNGADIVSVSRNDYQLDDIYNTYFENSITTDNAYEKSKGFFKRYQ comes from the coding sequence ATGATGAAGGATCCTATCATTCAATTGACAGGCCTGACAAAAAGCTACGGCAAAGTAACCGCTGTAGATCAGTTGGACCTGCACATTTATCCCGGAGAGATCTTTGGCCTGCTCGGCCCCAATGGTGCCGGCAAGACAACCAGCATCCTCATGATGCTGGGCCTGACCGAGCCCACCTCTGGTACAGCCTATGTCTGTGGCCATAATGCTACGCGCAATCCGATCGCCGTGAAACGAAAAGTCGGCTACCTGCCTGACAATGTAGGTTTCTACCCGGATATGACGGCCCTGGAAAACCTAAGCTTTATTGCCAGATTAAATGGTCTCACAGAATCTTATGCACAAGCTTCTGCAAAAGACATGTTACATGTGGTGGGGCTCGAACGGGAAATGCATAAAAAAACGAGCGCTTTTTCCCGCGGTATGAAACAACGTCTAGGCTTGGCCGAAGTGCTGATCAAGGCTCCCGAGGTTGCCATCCTTGATGAGCCTACGCTTGGCATTGATCCCAAGGGTGTTGACGAATTCCTTGAGCTCATCAAGCAGCTCAGCAGGGAGCATAACCTAACGGTACTGCTTTCTTCACACCACCTCCACCAGGTGCAGCGTGTATGCGATCGGGTGGGTATTTTTGTTGGCGGAAAATTACTGGTTGAAGGATCGCTCGAAACCCTTGCCCATAACCTGCAGCAGCAGAAAGGTATCAGTACCGTCATTACCCTTGACCATGCCCAGGGCGATACCAAACGGTTTGAAGAAGCATTAAAGGCCCTGCCCGGACTCCGTGATCTTAAGGTGGACGGCTGTACGATCGAATTAAAAACAGACAGCGATACAACAGCAATGGCTGTACGCCTGCTGGTAAACAATGGCGCCGATATCGTTTCCGTGAGCCGCAACGATTACCAGCTCGACGATATTTATAATACATATTTTGAGAACAGCATAACTACAGATAATGCCTATGAAAAATCCAAGGGTTTCTTCAAAAGATACCAATAA
- a CDS encoding DHA2 family efflux MFS transporter permease subunit produces MTFLFLDRLTFVANVSRSGFKKSKMKKESRIISLIVGGTLLMEMLDTTAISTALPKMAHDFESDVVHLSAGITSYTVMLAVFIPISGWIADRYGAKKVFNLAIIGFILSSIACGLSTNLTSFVIARICQGTAGALMVPVGRLIVLKHTEKKDLVEAIGYIAWAGLLGPIIGPVLGGFFTTYFSWHWIFFINVPVGVFALWAVHQFIPAMDSENNRPLDIIGFFISGIGLAGIMLGTEMIGAAKGDYTKPLATIAVSFALMAVSIWHSKRIKYPLIDYSILNVKTFRITVFSGSITRMVINVAPFILPLMLQLGFGLSPFHAGLLYMANMFGSMSMKPVAMWITRRFDFRKVLIGNGIILTLVTAGLSLLSIQTPIWLVAIVFFFSGLTRSLQFTSLNTLAYADVPNEQMSNANTLYNTAQQMALGMGIALGAVTLHLASSYYQDTVYQMRDFSLALQLIAGLSLLSLIEYFKIKPSDGANLRGISLKKEVQNAT; encoded by the coding sequence ATGACTTTTCTTTTTTTAGATAGGCTTACTTTTGTCGCAAATGTTTCCCGTTCGGGATTTAAGAAGAGCAAGATGAAGAAAGAATCGCGCATCATATCGCTCATTGTAGGTGGCACTTTACTTATGGAGATGCTCGACACCACAGCGATATCGACAGCCTTACCCAAAATGGCACATGATTTTGAGAGTGATGTTGTACACCTCAGTGCAGGTATTACCTCTTACACCGTCATGTTAGCTGTATTTATTCCAATCAGCGGCTGGATTGCCGACCGCTACGGCGCAAAAAAAGTTTTCAATTTGGCGATTATCGGATTTATACTTTCTTCAATCGCATGTGGACTGAGTACCAACCTAACATCTTTCGTCATTGCACGTATTTGCCAGGGTACAGCCGGAGCCCTCATGGTACCGGTGGGACGTCTTATTGTACTCAAGCACACCGAAAAGAAAGATCTGGTTGAAGCGATCGGTTATATTGCCTGGGCTGGGTTATTAGGCCCTATTATCGGCCCAGTGCTGGGTGGATTTTTTACAACCTATTTTAGCTGGCACTGGATTTTCTTTATCAATGTGCCCGTCGGTGTATTTGCGCTGTGGGCAGTGCATCAATTTATTCCAGCGATGGATTCCGAAAATAACCGTCCCCTTGATATTATCGGTTTTTTTATCAGCGGTATCGGTCTTGCCGGAATTATGCTGGGAACTGAAATGATCGGCGCAGCCAAAGGCGATTATACAAAACCACTGGCAACTATTGCGGTGAGCTTTGCGCTGATGGCCGTTTCGATCTGGCACTCCAAACGTATCAAGTATCCGTTGATTGATTATAGTATTCTGAACGTAAAAACCTTCCGGATTACGGTATTTTCAGGCTCCATTACCCGTATGGTGATCAATGTTGCTCCTTTTATATTGCCCCTTATGTTACAGCTGGGTTTTGGACTGAGCCCCTTTCACGCCGGACTCCTCTATATGGCCAACATGTTTGGTAGCATGAGCATGAAACCCGTAGCCATGTGGATAACACGCAGATTTGACTTCCGCAAGGTCCTGATCGGCAACGGTATTATTTTAACACTCGTAACCGCCGGACTCTCCCTGCTTTCCATACAAACGCCGATCTGGCTGGTGGCAATTGTATTCTTTTTCTCGGGCCTTACACGCTCGCTCCAATTTACCAGCCTAAATACCCTGGCTTACGCAGACGTGCCCAATGAACAGATGAGCAATGCAAATACGCTGTACAATACGGCACAACAAATGGCACTTGGTATGGGTATCGCCCTAGGCGCAGTGACACTACACCTGGCAAGCAGTTATTATCAGGATACGGTTTATCAGATGCGGGATTTTAGCTTGGCCTTGCAGTTAATTGCTGGCTTATCACTCCTATCCTTAATCGAGTATTTCAAAATTAAACCAAGCGACGGAGCCAATTTAAGGGGTATATCCTTAAAGAAAGAAGTGCAGAACGCCACTTAG